ACTGCTATATGAACGCCTCCTCTTATTTTCTCAATATCATTTATCATTCTTTCACCAATATTAATACACCAATATTAATAATAGTAAGTATTGTAAGTTTAATTAGACAATTAGCATTATATAAATTCTGGTATATATTAATTTTTGATGTTTTAGAATAAGAGGTGGAAAGTATGGGTTCTGCAAACGCCTTTATAATGGTAGGATGGTCAGATTTTCTGCATAATGGAATTTATCCAACACATTGTTTAATCCTTCACGAGAACGATAGACCTTGGTGGGTTTTAACACCAATCTTTAGATTCCAAGATGAGTGCAAGCCTGAGAATTGTAAAATTGTTGTATGGATACCTACAGCTGAACATATGCTTGAAGATGCTCTGTTGATGATAGGAATATATGTGCTCAAGGATAAAGAACTCGTAACTCTTGCCAAGAGATTTTTCAGAAATAAAGAAAAGAATAGAATTTGGCTATACGAGGATATTGATAAAAAAGATTTGGAAAAACTTAGAGAAGTTTGTAAAAAAGTATTACCAAAATATAATCTTAAGATTATAGTAACTATAACTTGTGATAGTACAATTTTATATCAAATTGATGTTTTAAAAGATTATAAAATAATGTGTGAGGTTTGTACTACAAGATTTAGGAGAGAAGAGGAAGATTTTGAGGAATATGATATTATTTCCATGAGAAGGAGTGAGTTGTTATAAATAATAGTAAGCATAGTAAGTATAGTAAATTTAGTAAGCATAGAAAACTATATAAATATATTCATCAATACTATTATTCATGAAAATAACAAACTCAACTCGTGAGATTATGGAGTATGTGTTTGTCTATGGAAGTTTGAGAAAAGACTTTTGGAATCATAAACATTACTTAAAAAATTCAAAATTCATTGGAAAAGGCAAAACTAAAGAAAAATATGCAATGTATGCTGATATAATCCCTTATGTTGTTGAAAATGAGAAAATCTCCCATATTGTTGGAGAAGTTTATGAGGTTGATAAAAAAACCTTAGAAAGAATTGACTACCTTGAAGGGCATCCTAATTATTATTTTAGGAAGAAAGTTCCAATTGTGTTAGAGACTGGGAAGGAGATAAAGGCTTGGATGTATTTTTATCCAGAACCTTATGGAGTTTTAGTGAAATCTGGAGATTACAAAGATTATATGGGGGATAGGCATGTGTG
This genomic stretch from Methanocaldococcus sp. harbors:
- a CDS encoding gamma-glutamylcyclotransferase, whose protein sequence is MEYVFVYGSLRKDFWNHKHYLKNSKFIGKGKTKEKYAMYADIIPYVVENEKISHIVGEVYEVDKKTLERIDYLEGHPNYYFRKKVPIVLETGKEIKAWMYFYPEPYGVLVKSGDYKDYMGDRHV